The nucleotide window CATTTTAACAAAAATTGTGAAAGTTCTGTATTGTCCTTTTTAGagtgtgtttttaatatgattaatAGTTTAATATAGTTTTAATTTGACTGCTTGTATGTTTGTAATTGTAATCTCTTTaacatgtaagctgctttgagttccaatcTTGGGAGGAGGGGGGATGTGTGATGAGGCACAGCTTGGCAAAACTACTTTTTTTGGACCACTACTCCCAGAATATCTCACCCCACatggaaaagtaacattttcccaAGTGCTGGGAATCAACAACAACACCCCAGCCTCTTCTTGGTATTGCTTCTGAACCTGTCTCCTTGTCCTTAGATTCAAAGCAAGGGAAGAGTTCGGTTGTTTCCAGCCTTGATTGTTTGTCGAGTATTGTGGAGAGGATTTCAACAGACAGTACAGCCTGTCCAACCCTGCCTGCGGTTGAAAGTGGAACCGAAGGGAGCCCCTGCTCACTCCATGATGGGGCCAGCCTGAGCGACACTGGAACCCAAATCACCTCCCCAAATAGCTGTACTCAGCTCCCCCAGGAAGCTACCAGCAACAGTGCCAGCAACCCTATCTACCAAGTGCTATAAAGGCACTGCAGATACGATCTGCAGCCTTGGGACTGTTCCAAGCTAGCCAGCAAATAACACTTAAATCTGCTTTTCCAATGATTAAAAAAGACAACACTCAtgggttgttgggtttttaaaaaccagttttctAATGTATCTAATAAttcctttcaaatatatattttccaagcttgtattactttaaaatacagtgggcccttggtatctgctagagtttggttccaggacccccatggattccagaatccatggatgttcaagacccattatatacaatgaaatGCAGTCCTgcatatgaaatagcaaaatcacagtttggtttttggatttttaaaaaatactttccagCCATGGATagttttgaatccatggatgcagaatcgaAGGTCAACTGTACTCTTATTTATTGGTTATAAACAAAagctatttaatttgtatatagAGGAATTAGAATTGTGTGCCATGAAATGGCTAATGTCTAATCTGTACTTTAAAACGGGGGAAGACATTACTCTTCAGCAGTCCTTCACACAGGCTGCTTTACTCTTGTTTGATTTTAGTTCTGTTTAAGCAGTCTGAGTGGTTGGGATTATATCCTTTCTTTGCAATTTCCCTCAGAAATATAGCCATCCACATATATACAGAAGAGGTTGtggaccatttttttttaaaaaaagaattatataCTTATTTTGTATACTTGTAAATAAGAGTTGCTTTGCAGAAAAAAAATtccatcaaaacaaaaaaaaaatttacATATTTAATGTTGCTTGGGTTGTTGTGCCAAATGttaactttatatatatatatttatacaatgTGGATGCTGAGAATGTTTCAACAGTATTCTAAATAAAGTTCCTTATTTATAAAGCTGCTGGACTTACCTCAACTTTGGCTAGAGTTTTAGCATTCCTTTCAGTACAATATTAGTAAATCCATTTTTCTCATTCCCCAAGTTGCAGATGGTTCCCATGGGTTTCATGACAGCATTCTTGTGTACCCTCAAACCACAGTCAGGGGAAGAAGTCTGTGTGGCCATGGGGAGAGATCTTCCATGCATGTACAGCTTTATATGTGCAGCAGAATTTTTTGATGGTGTTTTcgtacatggcagggagttgttCCGGAcgacccttgtggtttcttccaaactctatagagtttatcacacataggctaagtgcccaaatcccatgcaaaaacgggatttaaatcctggaaaaatCCCGCAAAAGTGGGTTCACTTTCAGACACtttgggggcattgagcattaatccaacatcaacccgcacagaaagtggacaaaattggctgttttttattttcaggaaattcccgaaaataaaaagcagccgattttgtccattttctgtgcgggttaatgttggattaatgctcaatgcccctgatgtatgaaaacaatcccacttttgtgggaatgtccactttctgtgtgggatGCTCCCCCGACAATGTCTGAAAAAGATCCGGCTTTTGCGGGATTTCcccaatttaaatcccatttcttcaTGGGATgaactctgtgtgataaactccagtctATGGGTTCCATGTTCTCCCACTGCCTGGCAGCCATGACTTGCATCATTTCTTTGCactgggaaaggagggaggggagaggcagTTCAGACCATAGAGAATCAGCTGCTTGCAGGTGCAGGGAGGATAAGGGTGCACTCTCAAATGGTGTGCCCCCTCCTTTTCATTGCCCTGGTTCTCAAAGCAGCCAGCTCATGGTCAGAATGGTCtcatctttccctccttttccttccagtAAGAATAGCTTATTCTGGGCCTTAACAACTGGTGGAGAGTGGGAGGTTTTGGCAAGGCGTGCAAGGGCAGTAGAATAATCCTTGGTTGCTCATCCTAAAGGACTTACATGTGTATAAGTCAGTAACAGGATGCCAGGCACAGTGCATATTTGGATGTTTTATTCTACCTAATCACCTGGCAGATCATGCAAATGGGAGATTTTAATTGGGGCAAAATATCTTGCTTGTTCTACTCTGGATACAGATGGGACTATGCAACCCAGTGGCGTCATTCAGATGTGTGGTGGTGTGGCCCACACAAGGTGGATAGCACTTTGGATTGCTCTTGTAACATTGTGGAGTAAATCCACCCCACCAttgtcatggaagccaccagccaccactgaacTGCTGACCTTTAGGCAAAACCATCCCAACACACATACCAAGGCTCACACCATTCAGCAAGGCCCTCTGAATCTCTGTATAGCAGTCTCAGTAATAGGGAGATGCTGCCACTGGGAGCAGGAGCGAGGAAGTCTGATTCAGCCAGCTAAGTTGCATGAATCTCTATTTTTGTAATGAAgaaaaacctatttttaaaaccattttcctAGTGTTGCATCACCAAGCATGTCATTGTGGGATTGGAGGGAGAGAAATGAAGGCATTAGAAttctacccccctccccccatgaaattatccttcattccccaaatttgtagcattgcgGAGAGTGAGAGGCTGAAAATCATTCACCCTTTTGAACTcttgtatttgctttgtttgcaTTCCCCTGGTAACTtcacctgtcccttttctttggatgc belongs to Sceloporus undulatus isolate JIND9_A2432 ecotype Alabama unplaced genomic scaffold, SceUnd_v1.1 scaffold_1637, whole genome shotgun sequence and includes:
- the LOC121917912 gene encoding myoblast determination protein 1 homolog produces the protein MCSPGCLDHVSDQMFWITGFSFQMDYSGPPCNSRRRNSYDSSYYTETLSDSKQGKSSVVSSLDCLSSIVERISTDSTACPTLPAVESGTEGSPCSLHDGASLSDTGTQITSPNSCTQLPQEATSNSASNPIYQVL